Sequence from the Miscanthus floridulus cultivar M001 chromosome 16, ASM1932011v1, whole genome shotgun sequence genome:
TCTCTCCTACTAGTCGTACCTACTTCTCAAAAGGTATGTACGCAATTCTAACTTTATTCTAAAATTGAAATCGAACTATTTTTAGTTTTTGTAAAATAATCTATCTGAAGGCCAGTCCCGACGACGAGTGTGTAGACTGCCTGTCGAAGAATTGGTCACTTCTTCCGTTCCTCTTGCTCCAAACACTTTTGGTGGCCACATAAGCACACTTGGACGGAAGGAACAGGAACTAACTAGACTACGTGTGTTTTAGATGACGATGTAGAATGCACTTCGTCTCGGCGGGCAAGTGTAACGTATGCTCTAGTGTCCCACAAAAATGAACTTGGTGATAATAGAGGATCATTCCGAAGAAACGAAAACGTCGATCTCTGCCACCACCCGCACCGATGTCAAATATTCTTTTCCAAACTATTTTCCTTTGAAGGCTAAgagcccgtttggccgggctccgagCGACTCAAGCTCCTTTAACTTCTCCCCTGTTCATCTCCTATAGCGACACTGTTCAccggagccgtttttctctctcatcttttcctctctcactgacagtgCCGGAGCCGGAGAAACTCGTTTTTTTCCTCCTCCGGCTCCAGCTCTTGCGCGCTACAGTTGCGCTACAGTGTAGGAGCCAGAGCCGGCAGAAGCCCGGCCAAACACGCCCTAAATGCACTTGTAGCATTACTATGTATGATGTTGTTAAAAAATAATCTCGGCTGCGCATTTACAAATGACGATGCGCTTACTGTTGGCACTGTACTTGTACCGTGCTGCTATATCCCTGGAGTCGTCATGCTTTACATGCGCACGCCACCTTTGCCCGTGCTCAAATACAGTAAAATAAAAAGAGAAGGCACAAAGAAGGCCAGGAGCCATCACCGTGCGTCTGTGCCCAATAAGGGCCTGTTCGTTTGATAAGGAATGGCCACCCGAAACCATTTTTAACCAGATTAAACGTCTAATTTATATAACTTTGATCAACTGAAATAATTCCCGGACTCAATCCACCCTAACTGAACAGGCCCTAAATAAAAGCGTAGTCGTACGACTCCTGCTCGTGGACTGGAAACTGGATAGCGAGAGATCTCCTCCCACCCGTCATATGGGCCCCACCACGACGAGAACGTCCAGGTGCGGCACCCGCAGCCGCAGGGCCAACAAGGCTACGCGTCCCATTCCTCCAGCGTCAGATTTGTTCGTTTGGCTGACATCGCGGCCGTCCAAAATGCCTCCGCGCCCGTGGACCGTGGTCACAGCACAGAGAGTGAAGGGAACGGTGGTACGTGCTCTGGTCAATGGGTGCAGAGGCTCGTACGTAGCTCCGCCGGTCTATGGAGCGTGCCTAGCAAGCCTACTGCACCCTCGGCTGACTGCCATGGGCGGAGCGGGGGGCGCGGAGGAGGACTTTTTCAGGGTGTTTAGCTGGGTGAATTTGGAAATTgtcgtagcacttttgtttttatttggtaattagtatttaattatagactaattagacttaaaatgttcgtctcgtaatttccaattaaattgtgcaattagttttttctcgtctacatttaatactccatgcaagtatcgcaagattcgatgtgatgggtactgtatcATTTTTTGAGATTTTGGGGTAGCAACTGAACATGCGCTCACGccgtgtttagtttcaggaagttggaattttgagttacggtagcactttcgtttttatttggcaattagtgttcaaacatagactaattaggcttaaaacgttcgtctcgtaatttcccaccaaactgtgtaattagttttttttcatctacatttaatgctccatgcacaaaCAGCAAACATTCGATAtaatgactactgtagcactttttgggattttgggtTGGAACTACGTGGGCTCAGAAGCAATCCCAGGCGCATCCGCATCCGCAGCCGTAGCCGCAGGCAGCCCACCACCCGTCACCTCACTGCCCTCCCCTGCCTCCCCTGCTCCAGTTTTTGATGCGCTGCACGCCAAAACGAGAGAGAGATGCAATGCTGATGCTGTGGTGGAGAGGCAAGCGGGGGCAGTGACGCAGTGGCATTTTACTGCTCCTGTGCCTGCGGTGCTCTCACCAGCCACAGGCCCATGCCCATATCCTCCTTCGCCCCTCCGTCCTCTCCGTCTCTCACcttgaagggaagggaagggcaaCGGGGCAGCTGATCAGGTGGGACGacgtctcttctttttcttgactgTTTTCTTGCTCGCAAGTTGGCTGGCGATGAGAGATTCCTCCTCACCGGGCTTTATTTCCCCCGTTGCCGTTCGCCTTGTCCTCTTGCGCCGCCGCCTTCTCGTGCTGGTCCAGGAGTTTCCGGCGCTTCTTGGCTCGTGCTGGCACTGATTTTTGGCGTCTCGTGGGGGGTGGTCTAGATTTCGCTTCGCTTCGCCTCTCGGTGCCCCCTGATTATTGTGGAGGAGGGAACGGGGCCGGACGGATCTCTGCTCCGCTCGCGTGCTCTCCAGGGGCTGACGCACGCGCGCGAGAATGCTGCTCAGGAGGGTGGCGGCGGACGACGGCTCCTGCgccggcgtgggcgtgggcgtgggcgcagGGAGGCCGCGGCTCTTCGCCGTGCCCAGGCTGCTGGTCGGTCTCGGCGGGGCGCTCAGGTGCGGCGCCGCGCCGGACTGCGACTCGCCGACGGCGGCGCGCAGCCCGACGTCGCCGCTCGACCTCAGGGCGCCCTTCGCCGCGCTCGGCAGCTCGCTGCTCCGCTCGCCGCGCTCGCCCAGGGCCAGGAGCTGGGACTCGCACCGCCTCGGCCTCGGCGGCCTCGTCGACGACGACGCCCTCGCCGAACCCGCCGCGGGCGCCAGCAGGAGCCGCCTGCTCGGCCTCGGGCCCGCCCAGGCGCGGCAGCCGTTCAAGCTGCCGCAACGCCTCGCCAAGCCCCTCACCACCCTGCCGAGAGACTGCGCCCACGCGTCCCCGGAGCTCGGGCATGTggggaccgccgccgccgccgtccccagCCGCAAGCCGGTGCCGTGCAGCATGTCCTACGGGGATGTGAAGTCTGGTCCAGAGGTCACCGTGACCGGCGCGAGCAGCCACCCTGCCGATCTTGGGAAGTTCCCCGCGCCGGGCTCCCTGCCGGCGTCCATCGGCGGCCCGCGCCGGTACGTCGGGTCCGTGTCCGCGACGGAGGTGGAGCAGTCGGAGGACTACACCTGCATCATCGCGCACGGTCCGAACCCGAAGACCACTCGCATCTTTGGGGACTGCATCTTGGAGCCCTGCACTCTTGGTGACGGCGTGGACGCCATGGAAGTCAAGGAAGGAGCAGAATCCTACTGGCTGGTCAAGTGCTTCGATGACGGCGAGCCTGGCGAGGAGTTCTTGAGCTCCTGCGGCTCTTGCAAGAAGAAGCTGGATGGCAATGACTTCTGCATTTACCGGTATGTTGATGCGAGCTCGACAACCTTTTGTTATGACGACAGTGAATCCAAACTAATGATTGTTATTCACCTGTGATGTGTTTTCTCTTTGGAATTTTTATATGTTTTTCATCCGAATGTGCTATTTGTCATATATTTTGCATCTGAATGTGTTATTGATTGGTAGACAAGCATCCTGAACTGGATAGACTGATTGAAGAATCTGATGACTTACGATCAGTTTTGCATTGCGTTTCTCAACACAAAGAATTCAGTGTAAATAAAACGGGTAGCATTTGCATAGCAGCATGTTCATCTGTTATGCTCCATAATCATAGAAAGAACCAAGAACACTGAACAATTTGCTGAATGTCCTTTGCAGTGGTGAGAAGGCATTCTGCAGTAGGAACTGCAGGGATCAGGAAGTCCTTACTGAAGAGGAAGAGAACATCACAGCCGTGGCCTCCCTCAGCTCGGCTGGCTCATCATCTTCCTTCAACGATGACATATTCATGGCTGAGATGGTTGTGCTGGCTGCACCAGTTGACGTCCACTACCTATGCTCCGCGAGCCAGGGTAGCTGATCAATAATGTCAATTGTCGCGGTtttcaccaccgccatcatcggTTTGCTGGTTTTGTAAGTTTCCAGCATTTGGCCATTCGGTGGCATTGGTCATTATTTTATTAGAACTGAGGCTCCATCTAGAATTTGCCGAGATGTGATCTCTCGGCCTTTAGATCGGAGAGCTTGCCTGCCGTTAGCATTGTAATTTTGGCCCTGAGGCTATTGGCAATGCAAGTTCCCCAATTTTCATTCTATTTCTTCTTTGGTTTCTTCCGGAGCAGCAATGACGATGTTTGCGTGCTGTAAGTTGCAACAACATTTTCTTGATAATGGCATTGAGCTGCTTTGTGAAATCTGCCGTTTCTGCTGTCGAGGAGTGGTGATTACTAAAGACAGGCATGATGACAGGTTAAAGAAAGACTGCTTCTTGTTTCTAATCCAAAGAAGAAATCCTGCTTATTGCGTGATTCTAGGTGTTACACTCAGAGATGTCCGTGTCTACGCAGCCTAAATTTTGCAATGATCTGACGCTGAGCAATGATGGAGGGCAGGAGCAGACACAGGTACGATCAATGGTTTATTGCTCTTGAGAATCTTATTTGTCTGTTTGCTACAGGTTGCACTGTGTTGTGAGGTTGGATCGTTTGGATTCATAGGAGTATGTTCCTGGATACATGTGATCGACAAGAATTTGGTGGCGACTCTGTAGAGCATAATTTGTGTTTCATTTGGGGACAATCACATCACTGACATGTATAATTCAAATCATTTCGGAGAATGAAGTCGGGTCATAAAATAGACATTACTTCcagaaaagaatacaattctagccATTCTAGCACAACAGCAAACTTAAAGGGACTGTCAGCCTCCCAGGCAACATCTGGCCAAGCGAGTGATCCTGGCCCAAATCCAACGCCTGGGAGCCTCGCCAGGGCCAGGCACCTCCACCATGCCACTATCCAAACAGCCCCAAAGTGTCTTAAGTTCGACTAATTTTATTGAAAAAGcatcaatattcatgatataAAATAGGAATCATTAGATTTGTCGTAACATATATTTTATAAAATACATATTTGATGTTATAATCACTAATATTTTAAATCGAGAATGCACCGTATCCTTTTCTGAACAGAGGTGGCAGTTTACAAATAAGTTGGAGTGTGGCAGATTACAAACAAGTTGGAGTGTCTTTCACACGAGTAGTATTTTTAGAGGAATTTTCGTAGAATTTAGCAAAAATTATATGTTCAGAATGGGCCCGGTAGCGTTGTGCCCATCCATGGGCCAGACCTATTATGACGAACCTTTTCTAAAGCCCACATGGCCTGTGAAGAGCCCACGAAACCAGAACCCGACAGTCTGACACAGTTCCGAAACCTTCTCCTCCGGCTCCGCTTCCCCTTCAGCTTGCGCGTTGCCACTCCCCTCCCCGCTGCTCCCAAGCCGGCAAGCCCCAAACCCCAGCTCAGAAGGCAGAACGGGTTGCCATTTCCGTTGCTACGAATGCTCACGTGATACCACACCGCTCCAGCTTGCAAAGCAGCGGCCGGCGAGGGGTGGGTGGTAGGGTTTTTTTTGGGTGTCTGCGACTGCGACTGCGACGCCGGCATGGgctaccaccacctcctcctctcgCCGCCGGTGGTGCAGCCGCCCTGCCCCGCCCTTCTCCCTCCACcccgcggccgccgcggcggcagcggcgccggGCGGGTGGCCACCGCGGTCTTTGCCTCGTCGTCCAGCGCCGCTCGCTCCCCCGTTGCGGACGACGCCACGCGGAGGAGGGCCGTGCTCCTCGTCGGCGTCTCGGTGCTCCCGCTCCTCCGCCTCCGCGacgccgcggcggcggtggccaggGCGCAGCGCTCGTCGGTTGATCTCGTCACCGGTCAGTAGTAGTAAGCCTCATTTCAACTCGCCTTGACGCCTTGTTACTAGGATTATatgtgtgattttttttttgttttattaaaAAATCTGATAAAATATGTGAGATTAGTAGATACTAATAAGATACTTTTCCCCCTTCTAAATGAACTTGCTGAATGGGCTGTGTAATTGTGATGCTAAGTTTCCCACGCGTAAATTGTAGACTCTCTTAGTAGTAAACCTCATTTCGACACCCCCTCGTTGCTGATGATATGTGTAGGGGTGCCTACGGTGTTCTAGCAGCGGGTTCCAAGCCCTGATAAAGGAGGAGAGTTGTGTTAGGCTtgacgagccaatgtaaaaacttagccactgttatggagatgaaacccaaaagaatcccGTTGGGGCGTTACcttcttagcgacgcgccatgccggaacccgggtatggtgttaaatgagcaagggctggGCCGTCACCcctgtgacgcgccgtgtcgtgatctgggcacggtgtcaagtgagcaaggatcgggtcacatcggcgcccgggtgtggtggaaaatgagcaagggtcttctcGCCTGACTCGGCggatgcgaagggtaaggaagctagtcgagccaaTTAGGATCCGTTTAGTCAGCTGGAATTTAGGGTCCCTTAcgggtaagttaagagagttagttGACACAAcggttaggaggcgtgtaaatatcttgTGCGtccaagaatggaccgagttaggAGCGATGATATACGTGACCGTCTAggagtagcaccaattgaagaaaaacttgtccaacatcggttgaagtGGTTTGgctatgtccaaaggagaccttcagaggcaccagtgcattgtggagtcctaagccaagctaataatgtgaggagaggtagaggtagaCCGAAATTGATacgggggaggcaataaaaagacaTTTGAAagtttgggatatacctagagatatatgtttgaataggagtgcttggaaagtaGCAATTGATGTGCCTAAATTGTGActaggggctcttggtgggtttcaactctagcctacccaacttgcttgggactgacagACTTCGTTGTTGTATTAAATCTGATAAAACTCTGTGAGATTCGTAGATACCAAAGTTCAAAAAAGCGCTAAGCGCTAAGCGAGCGGTGACCCGCCGCTTGGAGCTTAAGCGGGCTTAAGTGTACAAAGCGTTGCTTAAGCGTTTTGTACTGTAGAAAATCAGATTCATGTAATAGGCTGTGAACTTGagaaaagggcagacccagtgccggaggctcccacatgagtggggtctggggaagggataaaccgagatAAGCCTTTCCCccacaaaatctgcggagaggctatGAACTTGAGAAGTATAAATAAAAACATACCTTATTTGATCTTATTCCTAGACTTGTAGAGCTGAGCAATTGTTGGACTTGTATAGGTACAGCTCAGCAATTGTTGGTTTCATGTTGTAATGTTCCTAACAGTCACAGATATGGGAAACATCAAATGTTGATTAGGTTCATAAAACAAAAAATATACCTCATGATTAAATATTTATAAACAGATAAGGTGAATAGTAATGGCAAGAACACTACTATTTAGTTCATAAGAACAGAACATTGCATCTGAAGTTCATAAACCATAGTTTCAGGTCCTACTTAGTTCCAAATTAAAAGATACCCATATTCCCATCCTACATCATTTGACTTCCTCTTGAGAGACAAAGTTTCCTCTACTGCTGTCTGGGGTTCTCCTACTGCTTGTGTCCCGGCAACCTCCATCCTATAATTACTTAATTAGTATTCTATTAATCTAGACAAGGACAAGGAGCAAAGGAATTAGGCATAGACTAACTAATCACTAATCTGTAGTGCTGCACAACACAACAAGAAATCTAAAAgcacaaaacaaaacaagaaatcTGTATTCTACTAATCTGTACAACAAAAACAGGGAAGGAATTAGGCATAAACTAATCTAGCAATCCAAGACTGCACATGCGCACACCTTTATGGAACTGGAGCCTAGCAGTAGCAATGTAGCACACATTAGGACTCAGGAGGGGGAGGGAGGAGAAGGGAAGGGAGAACCAGAGTGGAGAACGGAGAAGCAGAGGAGAGAGGAGCAGACAGTGAAGAAGTCAAGCAGAGGTAGAGGAGCTCACCTTGCCAAGCGTGGGGAAGAGAATCAAGAGGACGACACCGGAGATGGGGGCGGCTCGAGCTCGACCTTGGGGAAGAGACGTCAGACTTGGGGAAGAGACCGACGAGCTCGACCTCCTCCAGCGGCGGCTCGAATCAGCAGTCGGCAGGCGTCGAGTGTCTGTCTGGCGTCGGTCTACGGGCGTCGGTCGGCGGGCGATGGCGGGAAGTCTCTTCTGCTTTTATCCCCTCCTCTCCCGCGCCCCGAATCGGGTTCCGCACGGCGCGCGCCCGATTGGAACTTCCGCACGGCGCGCGCATTTATCTCTCGCGCTGCCTTTCCCTCCCGGTCACTGGCTCGCTGAGCAGCCGCGGAGCAGGGCTTCCGCGGCGCCTTTCTCCGCCTCAGCGGCTTCCGCGCGCGTCCGCATCCGCTGAAGCGCTGGCGCCGCTTAGGGGCCGCTTATGGCCCGAAGCGAAGCGGCAGCCTCCCGCGTAGCGATTCAGCACGCTTAAGCAGCCGCTTAATACCGC
This genomic interval carries:
- the LOC136513691 gene encoding FCS-Like Zinc finger 10-like produces the protein MLLRRVAADDGSCAGVGVGVGAGRPRLFAVPRLLVGLGGALRCGAAPDCDSPTAARSPTSPLDLRAPFAALGSSLLRSPRSPRARSWDSHRLGLGGLVDDDALAEPAAGASRSRLLGLGPAQARQPFKLPQRLAKPLTTLPRDCAHASPELGHVGTAAAAVPSRKPVPCSMSYGDVKSGPEVTVTGASSHPADLGKFPAPGSLPASIGGPRRYVGSVSATEVEQSEDYTCIIAHGPNPKTTRIFGDCILEPCTLGDGVDAMEVKEGAESYWLVKCFDDGEPGEEFLSSCGSCKKKLDGNDFCIYRGEKAFCSRNCRDQEVLTEEEENITAVASLSSAGSSSSFNDDIFMAEMVVLAAPVDVHYLCSASQGS